DNA from Candidatus Binataceae bacterium:
ACATGAATTCGTAGATTTTGTCCTTTGCGCAGTCGGCGGCCAGCTCATCCAGCGCCCAGATCTCGCCCAGCATCAATCCCATCTCCCGCAACGTCAGCATGTGCAGCAACAGCGGGGTGTCTTCGATCTCCGCGGGGCTGACCTCGACCGCGACGTTATCGACCGCCACCGCCGCCGCCTTCTTGTCATGCAGCCATTCGGCGCAGCGCCAACTCAGACCGGGCGATCCCGTCAGGAATGCACCGCCATCCCGGGTCTCGACGAAGCGTCCCCACCATCCGGTGCGCACCAGCACCACGTCGCCTTGCTCCACCGTAATGTTCTGCGCCCTGGAGGTCGCATCGAGTTCCTCGGGCGTAACGATGGTGTTGGGCGCCAGATGCTTGAGCCCGTTATTGCGCGCCACATCGAGCAAAACGCCCCGAGTAACTATCTGGCCGCGTTCAGCCACCTTCTCGATTCCATTTTTGGCGGTGCCCAAGCCGGTGACTGCCGAAGCCGGATAGCCATTGTAGAGCTGGTGGTCGTACCAGACGTGAGACAGTGCGTCCCACTGTGTGCCGGACTGTAGATTCATCACGATTACGTCGTCGGCAAACCGCATCGGTCCCTGGTACAGCGTTTTGAACGCCGCGCCTACGCTGCCCCCGAATCCTTCCAGATGATCTGCAATCTGCTCGTCGCCGCCATGCACGACCATCAGGCGGATCGGATTACGGCGAAAAAAGGAACTGCTCCAGGGTCCGTCAGCTTCGAAGGGTGCGCAGAGCGGGAAACTCCGTCCCCGCTTGACCAGGCGGGTGGCTGCGACGATCTTCTCGGGCGTGATGTAGTTGAGCGTTCCGATCTGGTCGGTATCGCCCCATTTGCCCCAGTTGCGCACGCGCTTCGCGACTTCACGCCAGTTCTCAGGCATCTGAGATTCCTCTAGCGATGGCAACCCTCAATGCTGTGTAGCACCGCCATCGATCGTATAGGCTGCCCCTGTGATGTAAGTGGCTTCGTCTGAAACCAGGAACGAGATCAGGCCGGCGACTTCCTCGGGACGCGCGATGCGCGGAACGATGCCCGGCCCCGAAGTCATCGTCTTAAGGCCCAACTTCTTCATAGAAATCTGCAGCATTGGCGTGTCCACCGGACCCGGGTAGATCGCATTGCAGCGGATGTTTTCGGCCGCGTTCTGGAAAGCGACCGCTCGGGTGATGGCTGCCACTCCCCCCTTGCTGGCCGTGTACGAGGTTCCGCCACCGCCGCGTAGCGCGGCGGTGGAAGCCAAATTGACAATCGCTCCGCCGCCGGCGCGCTTGAGATGAGGAACACCGTACTTGCAGAGCAGGAAGATACCGCGCAGGTTGACCGCGATGGTCCGGTCGAACACCTCCTCCGACACATCGACTATCTTGGTGTCCTCCATCAGCGAGATTCCGTGACAATTCGCCATCGTGGTGAGCTTGCCAAACCGCGATACGGCCACGTCAATTGCGCGCTTGACATCTTCGGTGCGTGAGACGTCAGCCGGGGCGACTAGGGCCTGCTCCTCGCCGATGCTCTTCAAGGTCTCTTTGAGACCCGTTTCGTTAATATCCAGCAATGCGACTTTGCATCCTTCCCGTGCAAATACCTGCGCAGCGCTCCTGCCTATGCCGGATGCGGCACCGGTGACAATCGCAACCTTATCTTTGAGTCTCACCCTCTTCGGCCTCCGGCGTTGGGGTTGACGACTGGTTAGTTCCGCGCGAAGCGCGGGATAACGTGCCTGCCAAACAGCTCGATCGATCTCATCACCTTCTCGTGGGGTATCGACCAGAACTGTTGCATCCCCATGAGATGGTCCAGCCCGGTAACTTTCTGGATGTGCTCGAGTTGCTTGATACAAGTGTCGGGACTGCCGCAGATAACGGTCCGGTTCCTGAGCAGGTAGTCCATGTTGACCTGATCCCGCGTAACGCCCTTGGGCAGGTTGACGCCGGCACGCTGCGGCACGTCGCGAGTACCCTCCTTGACAGCGGCCTGGAGCTGCCCACCCACAGTGAATATCGTGTTGACGTAAGACATGAACGCGCGCTCAGCGTTCTCTCGCGCCTGCTTATCGGTCTCAGCACAGTGCACCATATAGAAGACGGCAGCCCGATTATTGACTTCTGACCCCACCGGCTGCGCTTCCTTAAGCGCATCGCGATAGAGCTGAATGCGGCGCGCGACCTCGTCGGGATCGAGCATCACCACCAGGGTCAGCAATCCGAGACCCATCTTTCCGCATAGGGTGTGGGTCTCTTCGTTGCTGCAAGCAAGCCACAGCGGTGGGTGCGGCCTTTGTATCGGCATCGGCACTACCGTCCGCTCGGGTATGTCGAAGTAGCGCCCCTTCCAGGAAAACGTTCCGTCCTGGCTATTCCAGATATTGAGCAGGATTCGCAGTCCCTCTTCCCATCGGGCGCGCGTTTCGTCTGGTGGGATGCCGAATCCGCCCAATTCCTGGATGGTGGCCGAGCGGCCGGTGCCAACCTCGACACGGCCTTTGCTCAGTATGTCGAGCGTAGCGATTCGCTCCGCAACGCGCACCGGATGATTGTAGGGGAACGGTAGCAGCACGACCGCATGTCCGATACGGATCTTCGATGTCCGCTGGCTAAGCGCGCCATACAACACCTCTGGCGCAGAACAGTGCGAGAATCCGGGCTGAAAATGGTGCTCGACACTCCAGAAGTTGCTGAAGCCAACCTCCTCCGCCAGAGCTACCTGTTCCAGCACCTGGTGAAAGACTTGCGCCTCGCGCTCCCGATGCTTCAGTGGGCTGTTAACCTGAATCTCGTAAAAGATCCCGAAGTCCATGCCGCTCTCCCCTGGCCTATCGCGGGTCCGGCTGAGAATGCCGCCTGGTGTCATCCGGAGTTCAGTGAGCAACGCGAAAAGTACCTGCACCGAGGGGCTTGCCGACGAATATACTCTCGGACCGGCCTACCCTGCGACGCCGGTATCGACTCCTCGACCACGAAGCGCTGCTTATCAAATCGGCAGAGCCCTCGGGAAGAGGCGCTCCTTGCGCGGCCCGGAAAGGAGCGAAGCGATGTACGGCACCGGCCGTAATGGTTCCATCGCTCCGGGACCTGACGGGCACGGCACGATCAGCACTCGTGAGAGGTTAGAGGAGACCGAGTAGTCCGGGGCAGCCGCGGCAACCTTGATCCGCCGCCTCTGGGCAGAAGTTATCTCGAGTATGAGCCGGGGGCAGTTAGTTTTGGCAGCAGTTCTGGTCATACCGTTAAGCTATAGTACGCGATTGACGGCTCAGTGTCGTGGCGACCAGCTTCCCAGCATGGCTTTTCAGGCATTTTGGTCGATACCTTTAAAAGAGCTTCTCCATGGCACACTCCGGTCACCTCTGAGCTGCGATAATCATTTGCGAGAGCAGGCGACTTTCTTCTCGTGAACGATGCACGATATGGCCTGCGCTCGAGCAAGAGTGCTTAGTATACAATCGGCTCGCCGCGCATGAGCCGCACAGAGAGCCTGTAGCTTTGATACCGACCAATCCAACCCCTTCGAGGGCAGGGGAACCGGAGAGGAATGATCCAAATTCCGCAGAAATTTGCAAAGATTTTTCTCTGGTCCTCCTCCAGGTCCAGGAAGGGTTCGCCGCTAGGTCGCTTGTTTTCCTCGCGCTGCCCGGCGGCGCCAAATTCACAAACTCAGAGTGGAAATGAACAGAGGAAGGTTGGAAGCTTTCAGCGACGGCGTGATCGCTATCATCATCACGATCATGGTGCTGGAGATGAAGGTACCGCACGGAGAAAACCTGGAAGCGCTATCACCCGTGCTGCCGGTGTTCCTGAGTTACATATTGAGCTTCACCTATGTCGGCATCTACTGGAACAACCACCATCACATGTTGCATACGGTTACCGCGGTCACGGGTGGAATGCTCTGGGCGAACCTCCACCTATTGTTCTGGCTGTCGTTGTTTCCGTTTACCACCGGCTGGATGGGTGAGAATCACTTCACCCCGATACCCACCGCGCTCTACGGCGTGGTCCTGCTGATGGCCGCTATTGCGTACAGCGTGCTCCAGGAAGTAATCATCCGCGCGCAGGGGCCAAACTCGGTCCTGAAAAACGCGATTGGGCGCGACTGGAAAGGCAAACTGTCGCCGATACTTTATTTTCTATCGATCGTTGCCGCCCTTTGTTCACCTTCGATCTCCCAAACAATCTTCGTTGCCGTGGCGCTTTTCTGGCTGATTCCGGACCGACGTATCAAGAACATCCTGTCGCAGAGCGATGCTTAGTTTCTTCGACGGATGCTGCAAAGTGAGATCGTTACGTCTTCAGCGATCATGACCGACCGCTGCGGGCCTGCTCGCCGGACGTTTAGCAGATCTGCTCGCATCACGCAGACCAACTGTGATTCGCTATTGGCCAAGCGTCGACAACTACTCGACTCGTTGGATGTCGTTTAAAGATCCATTTTCCATCGACCGCTCGCTTTCGGCACGGTAGATGCGGAAGAGTACTCTGCCCAGCCGAGGAATTTCGGCTCATTCCCGTCCATGTCGCGTCCGAAAAGACTCAGACGACTCATTGCCAGTCTCCGTTGGCCTTGATTGAAAAGCTCTCTCGTCGAGTGTGCATTTGGTTAGTCGAAGCGGGAAGGGTCGAATGGTCCTTCCCGCTTCGTTATCTAGTTGCTTCGGTCGCTCTACTACTGCTCAGGAGTGATCGTGCCGAACAGGCCGTCCGCCTATGCGTTCGGACCTGCGCTGAAATACATCGTGTTGGCAGGAGCATTTAGAGCGCCGTCGCCATCCATGATTTTCCAGAGACCGTCGATCACCAGGGGCGAGATCTGCAGGCCGTTCCGGGTTAGAAGCTCACCAAGGGGCAGCCCGGTTGCCGGATCGAACACCGGAATGTGGCCGTTGCCCTGGTTTCCAACCAGCACAGCTTGCCGCTCGGGATGCCGAAGTCGGCGGGCGCGATCGCAAGCCCCCACGGTGAATTGAGGAAGCCTCTGGATGCAAACCGCCGCACGAAGAATCCATCGGTCGTGAAAATATCGATGAAACCGTGCCCAGCTCCCTTCACGTCATCCTCCGCGTCATCGTCTTCTGGGCATAGGAAACATAAAGTTGGCCGTTGAGGTTAGCGATCCCGAACGGCGCGTGGCGCTTCGGAAGAAACGGATCTTCGAACTTCCCATTACGCCTCACCGGCATGTAGGACCAGTCAAACACATCGATTGCGCCGTCGTGGAAGTCGGTCGCGTAGATGTGCGGCCGGCCATCGCGGGTAACCCCTTGGGCGAGGCCCTTGTAGATCAAACCGTCCTCGGAGTTGTCTCTACGGATCGCCGCCTCCTTGCCCAACGACCCCTGCCATCCGGAGATCGTTCCATCTTCGGTAGCGAAGATGAAGATGTCGCCGTCGAAATTGTTGCCTGGTGTATTCGATTTGAACGCGTTGGCAACCATACCGGTCGGAGTCGCCTGAGCGTCATTTCCGATCGGCGGCGGCACTGTAACGACCAGCGTTTGAATCGCCCCCAGCCCGTCGTACAAAGTTGCGACACCCGAGTGGTTGTCATTGACCCAGATAGCGCCATTGGGCTGAAAGGCCATGCCCCACGCATTGAGGAGATTGTCATCGGGCAGCGCGGCCTTGCCCGCCTCATCCGAGATTAGGTTGGTTTGCTTGTAGAAAATTGCCGGCGCCGCGATCGCCGCTCCGCCTTCGATTGACAACATCATCAATGCGAGCGCGATCGACGTGAAGACGAACTTATACAGTCGTGTGGAATACACTTCGAACCAGTTCCTCCATTACTATTGTCGACGATCAGTCGAGCGCCCACGCTAGCAATGGACCATCAACTGACTGACTCCCGTTCAAATCGTCGAGTGTGGAGAGAGGTTCCCGCTAGAGAGTATTTTGGATCGAAACTACTGCAGAAACTCAGGCGCGGCCGACAATGCTATCTTCTCGCCATTTCGGACAAGAACATGACTCTCGTCCTTTACCAACTCGAGAGGTATCAGATAGGCGGCTACAGCATTCGTCAGAAAAACGAAATACATAATGGTGCGTTACGGCAGCGACAGCATAGGAGAGTCCTGGATGAGATGAAGGAGTGATTGGGCAGGGCACGTCGAATATGAAAGTCAGCCCGAGCAGCCATCTGAGAGGCGGT
Protein-coding regions in this window:
- a CDS encoding cyclase family protein yields the protein MPENWREVAKRVRNWGKWGDTDQIGTLNYITPEKIVAATRLVKRGRSFPLCAPFEADGPWSSSFFRRNPIRLMVVHGGDEQIADHLEGFGGSVGAAFKTLYQGPMRFADDVIVMNLQSGTQWDALSHVWYDHQLYNGYPASAVTGLGTAKNGIEKVAERGQIVTRGVLLDVARNNGLKHLAPNTIVTPEELDATSRAQNITVEQGDVVLVRTGWWGRFVETRDGGAFLTGSPGLSWRCAEWLHDKKAAAVAVDNVAVEVSPAEIEDTPLLLHMLTLREMGLMLGEIWALDELAADCAKDKIYEFMLVAQPLLIPGAVGSPVAPLAIK
- a CDS encoding SDR family oxidoreductase, which translates into the protein MRLKDKVAIVTGAASGIGRSAAQVFAREGCKVALLDINETGLKETLKSIGEEQALVAPADVSRTEDVKRAIDVAVSRFGKLTTMANCHGISLMEDTKIVDVSEEVFDRTIAVNLRGIFLLCKYGVPHLKRAGGGAIVNLASTAALRGGGGTSYTASKGGVAAITRAVAFQNAAENIRCNAIYPGPVDTPMLQISMKKLGLKTMTSGPGIVPRIARPEEVAGLISFLVSDEATYITGAAYTIDGGATQH
- a CDS encoding LLM class flavin-dependent oxidoreductase; this translates as MDFGIFYEIQVNSPLKHREREAQVFHQVLEQVALAEEVGFSNFWSVEHHFQPGFSHCSAPEVLYGALSQRTSKIRIGHAVVLLPFPYNHPVRVAERIATLDILSKGRVEVGTGRSATIQELGGFGIPPDETRARWEEGLRILLNIWNSQDGTFSWKGRYFDIPERTVVPMPIQRPHPPLWLACSNEETHTLCGKMGLGLLTLVVMLDPDEVARRIQLYRDALKEAQPVGSEVNNRAAVFYMVHCAETDKQARENAERAFMSYVNTIFTVGGQLQAAVKEGTRDVPQRAGVNLPKGVTRDQVNMDYLLRNRTVICGSPDTCIKQLEHIQKVTGLDHLMGMQQFWSIPHEKVMRSIELFGRHVIPRFARN
- a CDS encoding TIGR03118 family protein, with protein sequence MYSTRLYKFVFTSIALALMMLSIEGGAAIAAPAIFYKQTNLISDEAGKAALPDDNLLNAWGMAFQPNGAIWVNDNHSGVATLYDGLGAIQTLVVTVPPPIGNDAQATPTGMVANAFKSNTPGNNFDGDIFIFATEDGTISGWQGSLGKEAAIRRDNSEDGLIYKGLAQGVTRDGRPHIYATDFHDGAIDVFDWSYMPVRRNGKFEDPFLPKRHAPFGIANLNGQLYVSYAQKTMTRRMT
- a CDS encoding TMEM175 family protein, encoding MEAFSDGVIAIIITIMVLEMKVPHGENLEALSPVLPVFLSYILSFTYVGIYWNNHHHMLHTVTAVTGGMLWANLHLLFWLSLFPFTTGWMGENHFTPIPTALYGVVLLMAAIAYSVLQEVIIRAQGPNSVLKNAIGRDWKGKLSPILYFLSIVAALCSPSISQTIFVAVALFWLIPDRRIKNILSQSDA